A part of Desulfuribacillus stibiiarsenatis genomic DNA contains:
- a CDS encoding SpoIIE family protein phosphatase, which yields MGHPKDLHDIFENIVNTTEDFYLVCDRTGRILFVNLAMQDFLGLTSNDFDSCRISSIYNVIIDADHIKLAKLLDKISSNSSFQETLMFQKKNLIRAPLEISIRESAGNLYIHGNKYIAHLHRLQSKYNTEIKNAYRIYQRSLPDSLPTTETIQFAAYYRPAEDIGGDIYDVFKVNHGMLNDFFEQYVVFVCDVTGHGLDSAMLSLFAKETIQSYFDHKHFEGQTLSPKEILQYFVQEYLKEGYPEDYFVCMLLAVFDLKNEEFIYSSAGFQNPPLLIQHTTANLGIEELNCGGMPISSALDEIIMNYPEHVRSISPGMTFLFTTDGMPEQSVAGELYDSRMKQAFLTHAKENPDLIAEHLSNDFLAFSKLEKITDDITLVIAQLPLKE from the coding sequence ATGGGGCACCCTAAAGATTTACATGATATCTTTGAAAATATCGTCAATACAACTGAGGATTTCTATTTAGTATGCGATCGTACTGGTCGCATACTCTTTGTGAATCTCGCGATGCAGGATTTTCTTGGGCTTACATCGAATGATTTTGACTCATGTAGGATCTCTTCCATATACAATGTTATTATTGATGCGGATCATATAAAGTTAGCAAAGCTTCTTGATAAGATATCCTCTAATTCTTCATTTCAAGAAACACTAATGTTTCAAAAAAAGAATCTAATTAGAGCACCTTTAGAGATTTCAATTCGAGAAAGTGCTGGAAACCTTTATATTCACGGAAATAAATACATTGCTCATCTGCATCGCCTTCAATCAAAATATAATACAGAAATTAAGAACGCATACCGTATCTATCAACGTTCACTCCCTGACAGTCTCCCTACAACGGAAACCATACAATTCGCAGCATACTACCGCCCTGCAGAGGATATTGGTGGAGATATCTACGATGTGTTTAAAGTAAATCATGGCATGCTTAATGATTTCTTTGAGCAGTATGTCGTATTTGTGTGTGATGTGACTGGACACGGCTTAGATAGTGCGATGCTTTCTTTATTTGCAAAAGAGACGATTCAATCCTATTTCGATCATAAACATTTTGAAGGTCAGACCCTATCACCCAAAGAAATATTACAGTATTTTGTGCAGGAATATTTAAAGGAAGGCTATCCAGAGGACTATTTCGTATGTATGCTACTAGCAGTCTTCGATTTGAAAAACGAGGAGTTCATATACTCTAGTGCTGGATTTCAAAATCCCCCACTCCTGATTCAACATACTACGGCAAACCTTGGCATAGAAGAATTAAATTGTGGAGGTATGCCAATCTCTTCAGCTTTGGACGAAATCATTATGAATTACCCTGAGCATGTGCGGAGCATTTCTCCTGGTATGACATTTTTGTTCACGACTGATGGAATGCCCGAGCAATCTGTCGCTGGAGAATTATATGACAGTCGTATGAAACAAGCCTTTTTAACGCACGCGAAAGAGAA